In the genome of Candidatus Pristimantibacillus lignocellulolyticus, the window AGTCCTGCCCAGCAAAGAGCGACAAAAGCGGCACTGAGTTATATATACTTGCAGAACAAGCGATATGTGGAGGAGCAGGAAGGTCATGGAGCAAGAGTTTGTAGTAAGAGGGAAAAACATCGTAAAAGCAGTAACGTCCTTACAGAGGATAGAGAGCACAAATCCGAGAGAAAAAATCATAGTAGTACAACTATATTGCAGCGAGTAGACAATATATTAGAAAAATTACTCGGTAATAAATTGCAACAGCTACTAACGTGGCGACAACGGTACAATAGAAACTTTCTAATATGGGCAGTGACAGGGGCAGGAAAGACAGAAATGATATTTCCACTTATTGAATATATTACAAAGCAGGGTGGCAAAGTGCTGCTAGCAACTCCACGGCGCGATGTTGTTCTAGAGTTAGATCCACGTTTACGTAAAGCATTTCCTGAGTTATCGATCGTAACGCTCTACGGTGGAAGCTCGCAGCGATGGCAGGAAGGACAACTTATCGTTGCGACTACTCATCAGTTAATGCGATTCCAACGAGCCTTTGAACTTGTCATTATTGATGAGTTAGATGCTTTTCCATATCACGGTGATCCTCGGTTGTATCGTGTAGCTACGCAATGTAGCACATTAGGCGGTATTAGAATATTGTTATCCGCAACACTACCAAGACAGTTACAACAAGCAATGAATGCGAAGTTACTTAGTTATGTGTTACTTCCAGTAAGGTACCATCGTCATCCACTCCCCGTTCCTACAATGTTAACGACACCTTCAGTAGCCCAGCAGTTACAAAAATCTAATATTCCAACTAATTTACTTACAGCCATGAAGCAATCCATTGAAAGAGGAGCGCAGCTCTTTGTATTTGTACAACGTATTTCAGAAGCACAGCCGTATGTAGCACTATTACAACGTTATTTTCAAGATATCGTAATTGGTGCAACGTCCTCAAAAGATGAAAGCCGGACAGAAAAGGTATCATCATTCCGACAACGTCATATAAGAATACTGGTGACAACAACGATTTTAGAAAGAGGGGTCACCATTCCTCAAAGTGATGTTTATATTTGTGATGCGGATGGATCACTATTTGATGAAGCATCGCTTGTGCAAATGGCTGGTCGTGCAGGAAGATCAGCGGATGATCCAAAAGGAAAAGTTTATTTTGCAGCCAAACATCGTAATGATGCGCAATTACGTGCTGTGAAGCAAATTGAGAGAATGAATAAACAGGCGAAGAAGGAGCATTATTTATTAGAACAATATTGGTAGGGGTTGGACTCGATATTACAAGAAATAAAGAAGGAGTATCCTTATGTCATCTGTACAAAATAAGTGGCTATGGTGGTTAATAGCTAGAAGCAAATGCTGTATACGATGTAAAAAAGAAATTATACCTCATCATTATAAGCGAAGTAATCATTACGTATGGATTGATCGTCGATTATATGACCTGCTTTGCTCAACATGTATGTCGAACATTCCATGGATAACGACGGTACAATGTCCACGATGTGGACGAGCACAAGTTTGTCAAGATTGTCATTATCGCAGGACAAGTTCATTGCGTTGTAATCGAAGTGCGGTAAAATATACAGATGAGATGAAGCAGTGGCTTGGCACATATAAATTTCAAGGAGATGCACGATATAGGGAACTTATAGCTTACATGCTATCTCATGTTTATGAACAAGTGACACTACAATTGGTAAGAGATCAAGGGTTGTATGAACATTGGCAGAACTCGCGTCTAACTATTCGTACATATGCTAAGCGTTATCATCTGTGGCATGCTGTCACGGCTGTGCCGATTAGTGAGGAACGGATGTTGGAGCGGGGGTTCAATCAAGCAGAGCAATTAGCGCTAGGTGTTGCTGAGTACAGCAATCTTCCATTTATCGAGCTATTGCATCGAAAGCGAGACGGAGTAAAGTTAAGTTCAAAGAACAAGCGGGAGCGGCAAAATAGTGTCCAACAACTATATGTTAGTGAGGCTTCATACTGGTTGGCACTTATGCGAGTGTTACAGACGACGCGTTCAATTCCAACTTCCGTTCAGCCTATTATTAATCAACAGCGCCATGCGTCTAATCAAGTATCTGGTCAAGTAACAAGTGAAGCGCCTAGCCGAACATCAATCAATATTCTACTAGTGGATGATGTATACACCACTGGTAGCACGATAGAAGCTTGTTCATCAGCTTTAGTGGAATGTGCACCAAGTGACGTAACCATTTATAGTCTTACGTGGGCTAGAGCATAAGAGAGATAAAATAAAATTTAATTAATTTAATATAGTACTAATGAAATTACCTGAAAAATACGATACATTATAGTATAAGGTAAAGTGGATTAAGGGGGTCAAGAAGAATATGAATATTGCCAATTGTCCTCGTTGCGGAAAAATATTTGCTAAAGGATTCAAAGATGTATGTCCTGCTTGCGTACGAGATATCGATAAAGAGTACGAGTTATGTTCAACGTATTTGCGCGAACATAGAGGAGCAACGATTACAGAACTATCTGATGAGACGAATGTTTCAATTAGGCAAATTACTAAATTCGTACGAGAAGGTAGAATATCAATGATGGATGCACCGAATTTAACGTATCCATGTGAATCATGTGGAGTACTAATATCTCACAATCATCTATGTGATAGCTGTCGAACTCGATTGACGAATGCTTCGAAAAACTTGTTCCATGCAGAAAATATTGCAGAGAGCAAGAAGCTTACTGATGAACAGGTGAAGGGTGCCTATAAAGGTATAAACGCATATAAAGATCGCACTTAATAGAGGTAATTCAACAAGTAGACTTTGATAACGATGATTAGCTTTGTAGCATATACGACATCGAATATAAAACGAACTTGGGAAGTCCGGGACTCGTGTACCAATTACGTACACTGGAGCGTCCTCCTTCCTCAAGTAGCGTTCTATCTTCTCGGTTCTGCAAGCCCACTTGTGGAATTTCTATTGTAATAGGCACTTCAAAACATCCACTTAAATAGGATTTACTATTAATAATAAATACAAAGAAGCCGATAATACTACTAGTAGCTTATCGGCTTTTAGTTTTTAGAACAATGGGGTGAGTATAATGAAAATCAATGATATAAATCGTATTAATGGAATCAATAAAACTTATCAAAACCAAGCGGAGTTTCGTAAAGAAGATAGAAAATCAATGGGTAAAGATGAGGTTCAAATTTCACAAGCAGCACAAGAGATGCTAGAAACTAGTCGCGTAGAAAATAGTGAGCGAACACAATACTTGGATGAATTGAAACAGGCTGTGCAATCTGGAACCTACTATGTAGAGTCTGGGAAAATAGCGGAAAAGCTGTTGCCTTTCTTCAAATAGTGTGACGCTAGATATGGAGGAACAATGATGGAACAGTCAGCATTTCAACTTTTGATCAGTCAACTTAGACAGCTATTGCTAATCTATCGTGCCTTATTCACATTAGCAGATGAAAAAAAGAGAGCAATTATTGAAAATAATATTGAGCTCATTAATGCACTTACGATGAAAGAGACGAAAGCATTGAAACCTGTTCCAGAACTTGAAGCAGTGATTCGTACTCAATTAACGAAGTTACAAAGAGATCTAGGATTTCGTCCGAAGTTAAAGATGACATTATCGGAAATGACCAAAATGCTAGTTATACCTGAAGAAAAGCAAGAATTAGCAGATATTCAGGTGGCCATAGCAGATATATCAACAAAGCTTAGTAAAGCAAATCAACTTAACCAACAATTAATTCAACAATCACTAGAGTATGTACATTTCTCACTTGATGTTTTATGCGGGCCTCCAGATGAAGAAGTAACTTATAAGCGTCCGACAATGAATACAGATGTTCAGAAACGAACAGGGATATATGACACAAGAGCGTAAAGTGGCTTAATAAGCTTACGCTTGCGATGCTACTTTTTATCTGCAGAAAGAAGCTACGGGAGTCAATAAAAAGTTTTAGGAGGACAAACATGGTATCATCATTTCACGGTTTAGAGACGAGTAAGCGCGCGATATTAACGCAATCGGTTGCTCTGAGCACAATAGGCCATAATATAGCGAATGCATCAACGGAAGGTTATTCTCGTCAGCGAGTTAATCTAATCAATGCTTCACCATTATCTGCACCAGGCTTTAATCGTATTTTCACTCCAGGTCAGATTGGTTCAGGGGTAGAATATACTAGTATTACACGCGTACGCGACAGCTACTTAGATATGCAATACCGTCGTGAGAATCAAGAAAAAGGTTTAAATAGCATATATAAAGCAACGATGGATTCGATTCAGACGATTATTAATGAGCCATCCGATAACGGCGTCAGTGCGGTTATGGATAAGTTTTGGAACTCACTTGAAGTTATGAACCGTGACCCTAACCTACTTAGTGCACGCGTAGATTTTATCGGTAATGCGAAAAATATGGCCGATACATTTAATAAAATTGGAACGTCCTTAACGACACTTGAAGGTGATATAGATAGCAATATCGATATTAAGCTTAATGAAGCCAACAATCTTATTGATGGTATCTCGCAATTGAATGAAACCATTCGTAAAATTGAGATGCTTGGTGATCATGCTAATGATTATCGCGATCAACGAGATGTACTTGTAGATAAACTATCCAAAATTGTAGATGTACAATATACAGAGGACCCAAGTGGTATGGTAAATGTCTATAGTGGCGGTGTTCAAGTTGTCAATGGTCAAGTACCAACAGCTTTAACTCGTGCCGACGTTGCTAATATTACGAGTGGTGAAATTGCTGGATACAAAAAATCACAAGCTGATATCATACAAACACGCAGTCAACTAGATGCGTTAGTTGATACACTTATTAATGGTAAAGTTCAGATTACAATGCCTAATGGTTACAAAACTTCCACAGATATGGTTGCTGATAACGATGTGACAGCAGTGAATGCATTAGGTGTAACAACAAACTATGCAGCAGGAACAACGATTCCAGCAGGTTCGAAAATTACTACTAGTGCTAAATTTACTGTAGATGGTTTTAATGGCGTTCATAAAATGGGATATACATTAAACTCCCCTGCTGAGACGGGACTTGACTTCTTCACGTTGAAGGATCCAACACTACCATTCTCCATAGATAATATTGAAGTTAATCCTGAAATTCAAAAGGATACAAATAAAGTGGCTGCTTCAGGTCAATATGAAATGAACGGCACGGATATGGTTACGATAAAAGGGAATAGTGATATCGCTTTAGCGCTAACAAGCTTACGTAACTTGAAATTTGAATTCCCTGCTAATATGACGTCACTGTCTACCGGTACAACAGATGATTACTTCCGCGCTTTTGTAAGTGATCTTGGAACACGTGCTAATATTGCAGAGACTAATTTAAGTAAAAGTAGCGATTTAACAGATAATGTAGAAATTCGTAGGCAGTCAGTAAGCGGCGTGCAACTGGATGAAGAAATGACGGATATGCTTCGCTTCCAACATGCGTATAATGCTGCTGCGCGTAATATGACAGCGGTAGATGAGATGCTAGATCGAATTATTAACGGTATGGGTCTAGTAGGTAGGTAGCTTGTAAAAGTTTTAGTTTATGCGTTTGAAGCTACTTTTTGTGTCTAAGAAGTATCTCAAAGTAGAATATATAAAATCGTCTATGCTTACGTTGTAACTTTTTGCTTCTAAGAAGTATAACAAGATGCTTTACAAAAAGTTTTTAGGAGGTTAATTATGCGAGTTACTAGTATGATGCAAAATACGCAGTTGTTGCGCAATCTTGGTCATAACAATGCAAATATTATGGATTGGCAGAACAAACTGGCTACTGGAGAGAAAATTAGTAAGCCAAGCGATGATCCAGTTGGAATCGGGTATCAAATGCGTTACACGACGGAGCTGAGTCGTAATGAGCAATATCTCGCGAATGCCAATACAGGTGTTGGTTGGTTAAGTCAGACAGATTCGGTGCTGCAACAAGCTAATAGCATATTACAACGTTTGAACACTCTTGTGAATCAGGCAGCTAACGGAACAGTAACCCCTGAAGTAAGAGAACAAATCGGTCTAGAGGTGTCGCAGCTGCGAGAACAGATGGTTACTATTGGTAATAGTACGTATGATGGTCGTTATATATTCAACGGTCAGAAAACAGATCAAGCACCTTATACATCAGCAAATGCAGCATCTGATACCACTGATAGTGGTGTGTATTACTTGAATGTGAGCTCATCTGTTGCTGTAGAAGTAAGCTTACCTGGTGAAACGGTATTTGGTAAAGCTGGAGGAAATGCCTCAGAAAATATCTTCCAAATGTTCGATGATATTATTGGTCATCTAAACGGTGGTCAACCAATAGACCAAACAGCTTTATCTGCAAGCTTAAATGATATAGATGGTGCAATTGGACAAATCTCTTTAAGTCTTGCTGAGGTTGGTGCGCGCATGAATAGATTTGAATTGATCCAAAGTCGTATTGGTGATGAGAAAGTAAGCTTATCGACATTAAAACAAGGTGTTGCCGATGTTGATATGGCAGATGCTATCATTCAATTACAATTACAACAAAATGTTCTGCAAGCTTCACTATCTGTTGGAGCAAAAGTAATGCAGATGTCATTACTAGATTATATTCGTTAGTAAGTAAAGGGAGTGCGGTGTGAATGGGTGAGAGTACAATTTCTAATCAAATCATAAAAAGTGATCTTTATGGTGACATCATAGTTGAAGATCATCAAGTCTTTCATTTTGCACAAGGTATTGTGGGCTTTTCTCATCTAAAGCAATTTGCATTATTACCTGATGAAGATACAGAGTTATTTGTGTTACAGTCATTTAGTGAAGATATTAGCTTATTATTAGTTCCCGCGGCATTGAGCGAGAATAATATTAGCTTTCACATAGATGAATCAACTGTTGAACAATTGGGCGTTAAACATGAAGATGAATTAGCAATATTCTATTTATTGCGCTTTATTGATAATAGTCCATACATTAATTTACGAGCTCCTATTCTTGTCGTATCCACTACGCAGAAAGGTTGCCAATATGTCGTTTCAGATGATTCACTAAGTCTACGCGAGCCATTGGTATTAAAAGGTGAACGTGATGTTAGTCTTGAAACGTAAAGTAGGCGAAGTTGTTCGTGTTGCCAATGATATAGAAGTTCATGTGTTAGCTGTTGAAGGGGATACCATTAAGTTGGGGTTTGAAGCTCCCAAACATATTCAGATTTTACGATCTGAAGTGTATGACGCCATAAAAGCAGAAAATGTACAGTCAGCAATGTCAAATGATCATGACGCCAAGGTGATGTTGAAGCAACTTATGAAGAAATCCCTCAATAACGATAAAAGTTAAGGGAGGAATTATTGTGTTTAGTTCAATCAATCGTATGGATGGATCCTCAGTTGATTGGGGTCAATTATCTGGAGTGAAGAAGCCGGTGGATTCTTCACAAGAAATCCAGAAAATCGGCTCTTCTGCTCAGACTACTAACAACGCAGATTCTAAATTCACAGAACAAGACAGAGACAGACTCTACAAGGAAGTGGAGAAAGTCAATGCAACACTTAAAATGGAAAGTAAATCTATGCGAATAAAGTTCAGTGAAAAGGCCGAACAGTATTATGTGGAAGTATTCGATTCCCGTACGCAAGAAGTTATTGAGAGCATTCCTGGTAAGCATATTATCGAGCTTGCGGCCAAGCTAAAGGATATGATCGGATTCTTCATTGACGAGAAACGTTAAAAAATTATTATGAAGGAGTGATGGTTATGGGTATTAGTATTAATGGTCTATCATCTGGATTAGATACAGCTCAAATGATCAAAGATCTAATGGCTGTTGAACGTTTACCATATACTAATCTAGAGACAAAGAAAACAGGTCTTCAAACGGAACAAGGTGTATTTCGTACGATTAATACAAAGTTTAAATCTCTTGAAGCAGCATTGAATTCATTGAAAAATGGATCTGATTACAGTCAATTAAAGGCAACTTCTTCTGGTACAAGCGCAAGTGCAACTACTACATCAGGTGCCACTGCAGGTAGCTATAATATTAACGTAACAACATTAGCAACAGCGAATGTTGTTACTGTCAATGCGAGTTATATTTTAGGGCAAATTGATACAACTGAAGACGTTAAGATTGGCGATTATACATTAAGTGCTGAGGATAAACAGTCAATAAAAGATGCTGGAGGTACCTCAGAAGAGAAGTTGAAAAAATTAGCTGAAATTATTAATAAACAGTCATCTTCGGAAGCCAATGCTTCTAATGCTACAGCTTCTGTAATGAAAACGTCAAGCAACGGCGATTTTAAACTAGTATTAACTTCCAATTCATTGGGAACAGAAAAACCAGTCACTTTTACTAAAGGTACTTCATCTATATCATTAATTGAGGCTAGTGCAAACGTGACGAATACTAAAGGAACAAATGCTGAATTCACTCTGAATGGTGTTGCCATATCAAGAGATACCAATGAATTTAGTGACTTAATATCAGGTGTTACATTTAAGTTATCGGGAACTGGATCAAGTACGGTTTCAGTAGCTGCTGATACAACTACTTTAGTAAATAATATGAAAATCTTCGTTACAGCTTATAACGATCTCATATCGCTAGTCAAAGATAACTTATCTAAACCAGCAGATAAAGATACAACTAATCCTTTACAAGGAAACAGCCTTCTTAAACAGATTAATAATGAGCTATATTCTTTGTTTAATGAAGGAGTTATAACGGGTACTACTTCCGATGGGAATGGTGGCACCAAGGATGTAGTATCATTTATGCAAGATATAGGGCTAAGCATCGACAAGGGTGCTAAAT includes:
- a CDS encoding DEAD/DEAH box helicase; the protein is MYANLMIWTGSVEYKLLLLPYEKRNQFWAEDWICYLDGGCIYSVISQPIALAFGDYVVREWMSRKRSYKSLHLARAAVDRMLKCEIKVHWTDGSVEAGSSQSLANVSTLAALQLAKLMRGRQLLYSELQSLISEQGHVEELQDWHNALRKCIVEGSILVRSSVQLQHLRSRQSKYCCLRCYERRLEQTSSICIYCGEDCFYCKECIVMGRSRTCGLLLIGRYESHLLGVGGQYNAIHPSRIVQLNRYHLSPAQQRATKAALSYIYLQNKRYVEEQEGHGARVCSKREKHRKSSNVLTEDREHKSERKNHSSTTILQRVDNILEKLLGNKLQQLLTWRQRYNRNFLIWAVTGAGKTEMIFPLIEYITKQGGKVLLATPRRDVVLELDPRLRKAFPELSIVTLYGGSSQRWQEGQLIVATTHQLMRFQRAFELVIIDELDAFPYHGDPRLYRVATQCSTLGGIRILLSATLPRQLQQAMNAKLLSYVLLPVRYHRHPLPVPTMLTTPSVAQQLQKSNIPTNLLTAMKQSIERGAQLFVFVQRISEAQPYVALLQRYFQDIVIGATSSKDESRTEKVSSFRQRHIRILVTTTILERGVTIPQSDVYICDADGSLFDEASLVQMAGRAGRSADDPKGKVYFAAKHRNDAQLRAVKQIERMNKQAKKEHYLLEQYW
- a CDS encoding flagellar protein encodes the protein MNIANCPRCGKIFAKGFKDVCPACVRDIDKEYELCSTYLREHRGATITELSDETNVSIRQITKFVREGRISMMDAPNLTYPCESCGVLISHNHLCDSCRTRLTNASKNLFHAENIAESKKLTDEQVKGAYKGINAYKDRT
- the flgM gene encoding flagellar biosynthesis anti-sigma factor FlgM codes for the protein MKINDINRINGINKTYQNQAEFRKEDRKSMGKDEVQISQAAQEMLETSRVENSERTQYLDELKQAVQSGTYYVESGKIAEKLLPFFK
- a CDS encoding flagellar protein FlgN, with amino-acid sequence MEQSAFQLLISQLRQLLLIYRALFTLADEKKRAIIENNIELINALTMKETKALKPVPELEAVIRTQLTKLQRDLGFRPKLKMTLSEMTKMLVIPEEKQELADIQVAIADISTKLSKANQLNQQLIQQSLEYVHFSLDVLCGPPDEEVTYKRPTMNTDVQKRTGIYDTRA
- the flgK gene encoding flagellar hook-associated protein FlgK; its protein translation is MVSSFHGLETSKRAILTQSVALSTIGHNIANASTEGYSRQRVNLINASPLSAPGFNRIFTPGQIGSGVEYTSITRVRDSYLDMQYRRENQEKGLNSIYKATMDSIQTIINEPSDNGVSAVMDKFWNSLEVMNRDPNLLSARVDFIGNAKNMADTFNKIGTSLTTLEGDIDSNIDIKLNEANNLIDGISQLNETIRKIEMLGDHANDYRDQRDVLVDKLSKIVDVQYTEDPSGMVNVYSGGVQVVNGQVPTALTRADVANITSGEIAGYKKSQADIIQTRSQLDALVDTLINGKVQITMPNGYKTSTDMVADNDVTAVNALGVTTNYAAGTTIPAGSKITTSAKFTVDGFNGVHKMGYTLNSPAETGLDFFTLKDPTLPFSIDNIEVNPEIQKDTNKVAASGQYEMNGTDMVTIKGNSDIALALTSLRNLKFEFPANMTSLSTGTTDDYFRAFVSDLGTRANIAETNLSKSSDLTDNVEIRRQSVSGVQLDEEMTDMLRFQHAYNAAARNMTAVDEMLDRIINGMGLVGR
- the flgL gene encoding flagellar hook-associated protein FlgL produces the protein MRVTSMMQNTQLLRNLGHNNANIMDWQNKLATGEKISKPSDDPVGIGYQMRYTTELSRNEQYLANANTGVGWLSQTDSVLQQANSILQRLNTLVNQAANGTVTPEVREQIGLEVSQLREQMVTIGNSTYDGRYIFNGQKTDQAPYTSANAASDTTDSGVYYLNVSSSVAVEVSLPGETVFGKAGGNASENIFQMFDDIIGHLNGGQPIDQTALSASLNDIDGAIGQISLSLAEVGARMNRFELIQSRIGDEKVSLSTLKQGVADVDMADAIIQLQLQQNVLQASLSVGAKVMQMSLLDYIR
- the fliW gene encoding flagellar assembly protein FliW, encoding MGESTISNQIIKSDLYGDIIVEDHQVFHFAQGIVGFSHLKQFALLPDEDTELFVLQSFSEDISLLLVPAALSENNISFHIDESTVEQLGVKHEDELAIFYLLRFIDNSPYINLRAPILVVSTTQKGCQYVVSDDSLSLREPLVLKGERDVSLET
- the csrA gene encoding carbon storage regulator CsrA, translated to MLVLKRKVGEVVRVANDIEVHVLAVEGDTIKLGFEAPKHIQILRSEVYDAIKAENVQSAMSNDHDAKVMLKQLMKKSLNNDKS
- a CDS encoding flagellar protein FlaG, which translates into the protein MFSSINRMDGSSVDWGQLSGVKKPVDSSQEIQKIGSSAQTTNNADSKFTEQDRDRLYKEVEKVNATLKMESKSMRIKFSEKAEQYYVEVFDSRTQEVIESIPGKHIIELAAKLKDMIGFFIDEKR
- the fliD gene encoding flagellar filament capping protein FliD, which codes for MGISINGLSSGLDTAQMIKDLMAVERLPYTNLETKKTGLQTEQGVFRTINTKFKSLEAALNSLKNGSDYSQLKATSSGTSASATTTSGATAGSYNINVTTLATANVVTVNASYILGQIDTTEDVKIGDYTLSAEDKQSIKDAGGTSEEKLKKLAEIINKQSSSEANASNATASVMKTSSNGDFKLVLTSNSLGTEKPVTFTKGTSSISLIEASANVTNTKGTNAEFTLNGVAISRDTNEFSDLISGVTFKLSGTGSSTVSVAADTTTLVNNMKIFVTAYNDLISLVKDNLSKPADKDTTNPLQGNSLLKQINNELYSLFNEGVITGTTSDGNGGTKDVVSFMQDIGLSIDKGAKSASEMTGKITFNETAFTDAFAADPDKVIKLLTNAKPDGTGNTSNNSVSNVGIFTKFSDIMGNYTSTVNGMLNSKITGYDSEIKIVDERMESMDMRLQAKEARYKLQFSNMEVMLSSLKSEQSWLKSQFDALLPSTK